The uncultured Desulfuromonas sp. genome has a segment encoding these proteins:
- a CDS encoding patatin-like phospholipase family protein, which yields MFTPDEIIPVFAGGGTRLPAYVGVLRALEQLPVRISRMVATSGGSVVAALYCAGLPVDRLQQLARDVDFAQFRGFSLPSLIRRGGLSSGERFEQWMDEQLQGVTFRDLPIDLHVVATDVYSQQPVVFDRETTPDFKVATAVRCSIGIPLFFTYRPFGEKLLVDGSILAEDALRQDWGGNGKPLVFFRLRSTQSHRETFRNRFFPLPEYILMLIRTFLTSLSREYVADLYWSKTLLIKTEEFSPLEFSLSRSAKDRLYELGYQTTLDYLPLKLGRLKEHQNASLQPSSAERLQ from the coding sequence ATGTTTACCCCGGACGAAATTATTCCTGTTTTTGCAGGAGGCGGTACACGGCTGCCGGCCTATGTCGGTGTGTTGCGTGCTTTAGAGCAGCTGCCTGTTCGCATCAGCCGAATGGTGGCTACATCCGGCGGAAGCGTCGTCGCCGCCTTATATTGTGCCGGATTGCCCGTTGATCGTTTGCAACAGTTGGCTCGTGATGTCGATTTTGCTCAATTTCGCGGTTTTTCATTGCCGAGTTTGATTCGCAGGGGCGGGTTGTCGTCCGGAGAGCGTTTTGAGCAGTGGATGGATGAACAACTTCAGGGGGTGACGTTTCGCGACTTGCCCATCGACCTCCATGTTGTGGCAACGGATGTCTATTCCCAGCAGCCCGTGGTGTTTGATCGAGAAACCACCCCCGACTTTAAAGTTGCCACGGCTGTGCGTTGTTCCATCGGCATTCCACTCTTTTTTACCTACAGGCCTTTTGGTGAAAAACTTTTGGTCGATGGCAGTATCCTGGCTGAGGATGCCCTGCGTCAGGATTGGGGTGGTAATGGCAAGCCTCTGGTGTTCTTCCGCTTGCGATCCACCCAGAGCCATCGAGAAACTTTCCGCAATCGTTTTTTCCCTTTGCCGGAATATATCCTGATGTTGATCCGGACGTTTTTGACCTCATTGTCTCGGGAGTATGTGGCGGATCTGTACTGGTCAAAAACCCTGCTGATTAAAACCGAGGAATTTTCTCCCCTGGAATTCTCTCTTTCCCGTTCAGCAAAAGACCGACTTTACGAATTAGGTTATCAGACAACACTGGACTATCTTCCACTTAAACTGGGGCGGTTGAAAGAGCATCAGAATGCGAGTTTGCAGCCTTCTTCCGCTGAGCGCCTTCAGTAG
- a CDS encoding NAD-dependent epimerase/dehydratase family protein, producing MDYEALKTELEQNSKVWLVTGCAGFIGSNLVETLLRLNQDVVGLDNFSTGYPHNLDEVQRRVSEKQWRRFTFVEGDICELDVCRRLCSGVDYVLHQAALGSVPRSINDPLATNRNNIDGFLNMIQAARQADVKSFTYASSSAVYGDHSALPKVENVIGVPLSPYAVTKYVNEVYAGVFAKTYGFNSVGLRYFNVFGPRQDPTGAYAAVIPAWAAAMLADEPVYINGDGETSRDFCFINNVVQANLLAAHAVPEAKDHVYNVALGDRITLNELFNAMKRAMQRHGVDYSREPVYRDFRAGDIRHSQADVSKAQQLLSYVPHYRVADGIEKTVAWYVEKAGC from the coding sequence ATGGATTATGAGGCGTTAAAAACCGAACTTGAGCAGAATTCCAAAGTGTGGCTTGTGACGGGCTGCGCAGGTTTTATCGGGTCCAACCTTGTTGAGACATTGTTGAGGCTGAACCAGGACGTGGTCGGCCTGGATAACTTTTCCACCGGCTACCCACACAACTTGGACGAAGTGCAACGACGTGTTTCTGAAAAGCAATGGCGACGGTTTACTTTTGTCGAAGGAGATATTTGTGAGTTGGACGTTTGCCGGCGTCTGTGCTCCGGCGTCGATTACGTGCTTCATCAGGCCGCTCTAGGCTCGGTACCACGCTCCATCAACGATCCGCTTGCCACCAACCGGAACAACATCGACGGCTTTCTCAACATGATCCAGGCGGCACGCCAGGCAGACGTCAAAAGCTTTACTTATGCGTCTTCCAGTGCGGTCTATGGTGATCACAGTGCTTTGCCCAAAGTGGAAAATGTCATTGGCGTGCCGTTGTCTCCCTATGCCGTCACGAAGTATGTCAATGAGGTTTATGCCGGCGTTTTTGCCAAGACGTATGGTTTTAACAGCGTGGGATTGCGTTATTTCAACGTGTTTGGTCCGCGCCAGGATCCGACAGGAGCTTATGCGGCCGTTATCCCAGCCTGGGCTGCCGCCATGCTGGCGGATGAACCGGTCTATATCAACGGGGATGGTGAAACCAGCCGGGACTTTTGCTTTATCAATAATGTTGTTCAGGCGAATTTGCTGGCCGCGCACGCCGTACCCGAGGCGAAGGACCATGTCTATAACGTTGCCCTGGGGGATCGGATTACCCTCAATGAATTGTTTAACGCGATGAAGAGGGCGATGCAACGTCATGGCGTCGATTATAGCCGTGAGCCGGTTTATCGTGATTTTCGCGCTGGAGATATTCGCCACTCCCAGGCGGATGTGTCCAAAGCGCAACAGCTGTTGAGCTACGTTCCCCACTATCGGGTGGCTGACGGGATCGAAAAAACCGTTGCCTGGTATGTGGAAAAAGCAGGCTGTTGA
- a CDS encoding nucleotide sugar dehydrogenase, with the protein MVTLEDIRSRKSKVAVVGLGYVGLPLAVAFGKCCDVIGFDIDRKKIEELKEGHDATGEVSSKELAATTIAYTADASQLNEAAFVIVTVPTPIDANKNPDLTPVRSASMTAGEFLQAGSIVVYESTVYPGVTEEICVPLLEDHSGLQCGRDFTVGYSPERINPGDKVHTVDKIVKVVSGQDAATLDTVAGVYEMIISAGIHRASSIQVAEAAKVIENTQRDLNIALMNELSIIFGMLNIPTRDVLAAAGTKWNFLPFTPGLVGGHCIGVDPYYLTHKAEEIGYNPQVILAGRRINDGMGKYVAENTVKKMIRAGKTIKGARVLVLGLTFKENVPDIRNTRVIDVVRELEDYDMDVIVNDPVADPQETLHEYGIELTSLEKIGPVDAIVWAVAHEIYKSISLQEMKKMCSNGNSQPVLVDVKGCISPQQAESEGFIYWSL; encoded by the coding sequence ATGGTCACACTCGAGGATATTCGTAGCAGGAAAAGCAAGGTTGCGGTTGTTGGTCTGGGATATGTAGGTTTGCCTCTGGCCGTTGCCTTTGGCAAATGCTGTGATGTGATCGGTTTTGATATTGACCGAAAGAAAATTGAAGAACTCAAAGAGGGCCATGATGCGACCGGAGAAGTGAGTTCAAAAGAACTGGCGGCAACAACAATTGCTTACACGGCGGATGCCTCACAATTAAATGAGGCTGCATTTGTCATTGTAACGGTGCCGACACCCATTGATGCCAATAAAAATCCTGACCTTACGCCGGTGCGTTCCGCATCAATGACTGCGGGGGAATTTTTGCAGGCCGGTTCCATTGTTGTTTATGAATCGACGGTCTATCCCGGGGTGACGGAAGAGATTTGCGTGCCGCTGTTGGAAGATCATTCCGGCTTACAGTGCGGTCGGGACTTTACCGTGGGCTATTCACCGGAACGGATCAATCCCGGGGATAAGGTCCATACGGTGGATAAAATCGTCAAAGTGGTTTCCGGACAAGATGCGGCTACTCTCGATACGGTTGCCGGTGTCTATGAAATGATTATTTCCGCCGGAATCCATCGGGCCAGCTCTATTCAGGTGGCCGAAGCCGCCAAGGTTATTGAAAATACCCAGCGTGATCTCAATATCGCATTGATGAACGAATTGTCGATTATTTTTGGTATGTTGAATATCCCGACGCGCGATGTTCTGGCCGCAGCGGGCACGAAATGGAACTTCCTGCCGTTTACGCCCGGACTTGTCGGCGGACATTGTATTGGCGTCGATCCCTACTATCTGACCCATAAAGCGGAAGAGATCGGTTATAACCCCCAGGTGATTCTCGCCGGTCGGCGGATTAACGACGGCATGGGCAAGTATGTGGCCGAAAACACCGTGAAGAAAATGATTCGTGCCGGCAAGACCATCAAAGGGGCTCGTGTTTTGGTTCTGGGACTGACATTCAAGGAGAATGTGCCCGATATCCGCAATACTCGGGTGATTGATGTTGTTCGGGAGCTTGAAGACTATGACATGGATGTCATTGTCAATGATCCCGTAGCCGATCCGCAGGAAACTTTGCACGAATATGGCATTGAGCTGACCTCACTGGAGAAAATCGGCCCGGTGGATGCGATTGTTTGGGCTGTGGCTCATGAGATTTATAAGTCGATTTCGCTTCAGGAAATGAAAAAGATGTGCAGCAACGGCAACAGCCAACCCGTGCTGGTTGATGTCAAGGGGTGCATCTCACCCCAACAGGCTGAGAGCGAAGGATTTATTTACTGGTCGTTGTAA
- a CDS encoding CpsB/CapC family capsule biosynthesis tyrosine phosphatase has product MIDYHCHILPGLDDGCQNEEESIDMARQLVDAGFSRAYCTPHCITGLYDFSAEQIREAVTALQQVLDSEGIPFQLETGMEYYLDDFFLDRLENPMTLGKTNLLLFELPSSGDVRILPDAVRWIKKRGLVPVLAHPERFFSGRRRQTVVEFVQRCFNRLSPNRNAVDLLPPDLLEAMDLGCLLQADLGSFNGVYGPNARRLAMLFQKQEMYACVGSDGHNPRHARRILTDNVWLTEQALEVRRAPSCGAGAGLKGVV; this is encoded by the coding sequence ATGATCGATTATCATTGCCACATTCTACCGGGACTCGACGATGGTTGCCAGAATGAGGAAGAGTCCATTGATATGGCTCGACAGCTGGTGGACGCGGGATTCTCACGCGCATATTGCACGCCGCATTGTATTACCGGACTGTATGATTTTTCCGCTGAGCAGATCAGGGAGGCGGTTACGGCGTTGCAGCAGGTGCTCGATTCTGAGGGCATTCCGTTTCAGCTTGAAACAGGTATGGAATATTATCTGGATGATTTTTTTCTGGACCGCCTTGAAAATCCAATGACACTGGGCAAGACTAATCTTTTGTTGTTTGAATTGCCCTCTTCGGGTGATGTTCGCATCCTGCCCGATGCGGTCCGATGGATAAAAAAGAGAGGGTTGGTGCCGGTTCTGGCACATCCGGAACGTTTTTTTTCCGGCAGACGCCGGCAGACTGTCGTTGAGTTTGTGCAGCGCTGTTTCAACCGCTTGTCGCCGAATCGCAATGCTGTGGATCTGTTACCCCCTGATTTGCTGGAAGCCATGGACCTGGGCTGCTTACTGCAGGCTGATCTAGGCAGTTTCAATGGCGTTTATGGCCCCAATGCCAGGCGGTTGGCGATGTTGTTTCAAAAGCAGGAAATGTATGCCTGTGTCGGCAGTGATGGTCATAACCCCAGGCATGCAAGAAGAATTTTGACGGATAACGTCTGGTTGACCGAACAGGCTCTGGAGGTGCGCCGGGCACCTTCCTGTGGTGCCGGTGCGGGATTGAAAGGAGTGGTCTGA